A single genomic interval of Rosistilla ulvae harbors:
- the gluQRS gene encoding tRNA glutamyl-Q(34) synthetase GluQRS: MSLDAPPVGRLAPSPTGAQHLGNARTYILAWLSIRSRGGRVVLRIEDIDSPRVKPWAVQQAVDDLAWLGLDWDEGPDIGGQHAPYIQTQRIDRYRVVLDRLREQDLLYPCACTRKDIEEAASAPHESQDGPVYPDTCAGWNAGDPLPEAGQFCWRFRSRRQRVSFVDRVVGPQSKIPHAVLGDFPVTRKTGDAAYQLAVVADDIAMGITEVCRGDDLLPSTFRQIDLFEALGHPLPQFVHVPLVVGSDGRRLAKRHGDTRLSYFRERGARPEAIVGWALWSAGLLQSWQPIQPQEFVESFTLDAIASEKTIVTVAEYQKIIDASF, from the coding sequence ATGTCGCTGGACGCACCGCCGGTTGGTCGCTTGGCTCCGTCGCCCACCGGGGCGCAGCACCTTGGCAACGCGAGAACCTACATCCTCGCATGGCTCTCGATCCGCAGCCGCGGCGGTCGCGTGGTGCTCCGCATCGAAGATATCGATTCGCCGCGTGTGAAGCCTTGGGCTGTGCAACAAGCGGTCGACGATCTCGCTTGGCTGGGACTCGATTGGGACGAAGGGCCCGACATCGGCGGCCAACACGCGCCGTATATCCAGACGCAGCGGATCGATCGGTACCGCGTGGTCTTGGATCGATTGCGCGAGCAGGATCTTCTGTACCCGTGCGCTTGCACGAGGAAGGATATCGAAGAGGCCGCTTCGGCGCCTCATGAATCGCAGGATGGGCCTGTCTACCCCGACACCTGTGCCGGTTGGAACGCGGGGGATCCGCTGCCCGAAGCCGGCCAATTCTGCTGGCGGTTCCGATCGCGACGGCAGCGCGTATCGTTTGTCGATCGCGTCGTGGGGCCGCAATCGAAGATCCCGCACGCGGTGCTTGGCGATTTCCCGGTCACGCGGAAGACCGGCGATGCGGCTTACCAGTTGGCGGTTGTTGCCGACGACATCGCGATGGGAATCACCGAGGTCTGCCGCGGCGACGATCTGTTGCCGAGCACCTTTCGGCAGATCGATCTGTTCGAAGCGTTGGGACACCCGTTGCCACAGTTTGTCCACGTTCCGTTGGTGGTCGGTAGCGATGGACGTCGGTTGGCCAAGCGGCATGGCGACACGCGGCTTAGCTATTTTCGCGAGCGCGGCGCGCGGCCCGAAGCGATTGTCGGCTGGGCGCTCTGGTCGGCGGGACTTCTTCAATCGTGGCAACCGATCCAACCACAAGAGTTTGTCGAATCGTTTACCCTCGATGCGATCGCTTCGGAGAAAACGATTGTCACGGTGGCAGAGTACCAGAAAATTATCGACGCCTCATTTTAG
- a CDS encoding isochorismatase family protein, giving the protein MNWIRRVAVLLTLLGFVSVGRSTLAADPLSLSLRYRTETDQDSGLFHTLHRDADWNPKETAIILCDMWDVHSSQNAVRREKQIAPRLQQVVEALRREGVTVIHAPSGCMNFYTDHAARKRAIDAPKASNLPEEINAWCYKIPEEEAGVYPIDQSDGGRDDDPVEYEAWAKELTAKGLKPLSPWSRQIDVLKIDAGRDFISDSGSEIWNVMEAAGIKNVILAGVHTNMCVLGRPFGLRQMVQNGKNAVLIRDLTDTMYNPASEPKVSHFTGTDLIVEHIEKFVCPTITSDQIIGGKEFRYAEDDRPHVVMLVAEREYATDKSLLAYAVNPLGKSYRVSFVYADAEDKNDLHGSEVIESADLLFVSVRRRTLKTEQLERVRAHIAAGKPVVGIRTASHAFHVRNVDPAEGYAEWTTFDPDVFGGNYTGHHGNKLLPQVTFAAITHPILEDVDRMPYVSGGSLYKVSPLASGTTVLMNGKYEGLPSEPLAWTFTRADGGRSFYTSLGHSSDFEQPAFRVMLENAIGWALDRPAASKATAKP; this is encoded by the coding sequence ATGAATTGGATCCGTCGCGTTGCTGTGTTGCTCACACTCTTGGGATTTGTCAGCGTGGGACGCTCGACACTTGCCGCCGATCCACTTTCGTTGAGCCTGCGTTATCGAACCGAAACCGATCAAGATTCGGGCTTGTTCCATACGCTGCATCGCGACGCCGATTGGAATCCGAAAGAGACGGCGATCATCTTGTGCGACATGTGGGATGTGCACAGTAGCCAAAACGCGGTGCGGCGGGAAAAGCAGATAGCACCGCGGTTGCAGCAAGTTGTCGAAGCGCTGCGTCGCGAAGGGGTGACTGTGATTCACGCCCCCAGCGGATGCATGAACTTCTACACCGATCACGCGGCGCGAAAACGAGCCATCGACGCTCCCAAAGCGAGCAATCTTCCAGAGGAGATCAACGCGTGGTGCTACAAGATTCCCGAGGAGGAAGCGGGCGTCTATCCGATCGACCAGAGCGACGGTGGGCGGGACGATGACCCTGTCGAATATGAGGCTTGGGCGAAGGAGCTGACAGCGAAGGGGCTCAAGCCGCTGTCGCCGTGGAGTCGCCAGATCGATGTACTGAAGATCGACGCGGGGCGCGACTTCATAAGCGATTCGGGATCGGAGATCTGGAACGTAATGGAAGCTGCGGGGATCAAGAACGTGATCCTAGCAGGAGTGCACACGAACATGTGCGTGTTGGGGCGACCGTTTGGTCTGCGGCAGATGGTGCAAAACGGCAAAAACGCCGTATTGATCCGCGATTTGACCGACACGATGTACAATCCGGCTTCGGAGCCGAAGGTCAGTCATTTCACCGGGACCGACTTGATCGTCGAGCACATCGAAAAGTTTGTCTGCCCAACGATCACGAGCGATCAGATCATCGGCGGCAAAGAATTCCGATATGCCGAGGACGATCGACCGCACGTGGTGATGTTGGTTGCCGAACGCGAATATGCGACCGACAAGTCGTTGTTGGCGTATGCGGTTAATCCGCTGGGGAAGTCGTATCGCGTTAGTTTTGTCTACGCCGACGCGGAGGACAAAAACGATCTGCACGGTAGCGAGGTGATCGAATCGGCCGATCTGTTATTTGTGAGCGTTCGCCGGCGGACGCTGAAGACGGAGCAACTGGAACGCGTGCGAGCACACATCGCCGCGGGAAAACCGGTGGTGGGAATTCGCACCGCGAGCCATGCGTTTCATGTCCGCAACGTCGACCCGGCCGAAGGTTATGCGGAATGGACGACGTTTGATCCCGATGTCTTTGGCGGCAACTATACGGGACACCACGGCAACAAACTGTTGCCGCAAGTCACCTTCGCCGCGATCACGCATCCGATTTTGGAGGATGTCGATCGGATGCCCTATGTCTCCGGCGGATCGCTCTATAAAGTATCGCCGTTGGCCAGCGGAACAACGGTTCTTATGAACGGTAAATACGAGGGCTTGCCATCGGAACCGCTGGCGTGGACGTTTACTCGCGCCGACGGCGGGCGATCGTTTTATACTTCGCTGGGACATTCGAGCGACTTCGAACAGCCCGCTTTTCGCGTTATGTTAGAAAACGCCATCGGCTGGGCGCTCGATCGTCCCGCCGCATCAAAAGCGACTGCGAAACCTTAA